A genomic stretch from Oleomonas cavernae includes:
- a CDS encoding AtpZ/AtpI family protein, which translates to MADDPLPSLADLDRRLKEARDTVVGPPERETPPPTSSAYGSAMRLGVEFSSGFVVGGLIGWALDRWFGTRPWLMVTFFFLGAAAGMLNVIRVVRRMQAEADAQADEDSDLKRG; encoded by the coding sequence ATGGCTGACGATCCGCTACCATCCCTAGCCGATCTTGACCGCCGTCTTAAGGAGGCGCGTGACACCGTTGTCGGTCCGCCGGAACGGGAAACGCCGCCGCCGACGTCGAGCGCTTACGGATCGGCCATGCGTCTCGGCGTCGAATTCAGTTCTGGATTCGTCGTCGGCGGGTTGATCGGGTGGGCTCTGGACCGATGGTTCGGGACAAGACCGTGGCTGATGGTGACGTTTTTCTTCCTGGGCGCCGCGGCCGGGATGTTGAACGTGATCCGTGTCGTGCGCCGCATGCAAGCGGAAGCCGATGCGCAGGCCGATGAGGACAGTGATTTAAAGCGTGGCTGA
- a CDS encoding F0F1 ATP synthase subunit A, protein MAAGGEAHGPLHQFEIVRLVDLNIGGVDISFTNSAMWMVIAVVLVTGFMMLATSRAAIVPGRLQSVAELSYEFIANLIKDTAGTQGLKYFPFIFTIFVFVLAANMLGMVPYSFTFTSHLAVTATMALVIIIAITVLGFVKHGFGFLHVFLPSGVPMWLAPLLIFIEVLSYLTRPVSLSVRLFANMMAGHTTLKVFAGFVVALGLFGVAPLVFVVALTALEVLIAFLQAYIFTILTCIYLNDALHPTTNHP, encoded by the coding sequence ATGGCCGCTGGCGGCGAAGCGCATGGCCCCCTTCATCAGTTCGAGATCGTAAGACTCGTCGACCTGAACATCGGCGGCGTGGACATCTCGTTCACCAACTCCGCCATGTGGATGGTGATCGCCGTCGTCCTGGTCACGGGCTTCATGATGCTTGCGACGTCGCGCGCCGCGATCGTCCCGGGCCGGCTCCAGTCGGTGGCCGAACTCTCCTACGAGTTCATCGCCAACCTGATCAAGGATACCGCCGGCACCCAGGGGCTGAAATACTTCCCCTTCATCTTCACCATCTTCGTGTTCGTGCTGGCCGCGAACATGCTGGGCATGGTGCCCTATTCCTTCACCTTCACCAGCCATCTGGCGGTGACTGCCACCATGGCGCTGGTGATCATCATCGCCATCACGGTGCTGGGTTTCGTGAAGCACGGCTTTGGTTTCCTGCACGTGTTCCTGCCCTCGGGCGTGCCGATGTGGCTGGCGCCCCTGCTGATCTTCATCGAAGTGCTGTCCTACCTCACCCGTCCGGTCAGCCTCTCGGTTCGTCTCTTCGCCAACATGATGGCGGGCCACACCACCTTGAAGGTCTTCGCGGGCTTCGTCGTGGCGCTGGGCCTCTTCGGTGTGGCGCCCCTGGTCTTCGTGGTTGCCTTGACCGCGCTCGAAGTTCTGATCGCGTTCCTGCAGGCCTATATCTTCACGATCCTGACCTGCATCTACCTGAACGACGCGCTTCACCCCACCACTAATCACCCCTAA
- a CDS encoding F0F1 ATP synthase subunit C yields the protein MELDAAKMIGAGLATLGLGGVGIGLGTLFGNFVAGALRNPAAAPKVFPNLLLGVALTEALGIFSLLIGLLVLFG from the coding sequence ATGGAACTCGATGCTGCCAAGATGATCGGCGCTGGCCTCGCGACCCTCGGCCTCGGCGGCGTGGGCATCGGCCTCGGCACCCTGTTCGGCAACTTCGTCGCCGGCGCCCTGCGCAACCCGGCCGCGGCCCCCAAGGTGTTCCCGAACCTGCTGCTGGGCGTCGCCCTGACCGAAGCGCTGGGCATCTTCTCGCTGCTGATCGGCCTGCTCGTCCTGTTCGGCTGA
- a CDS encoding F0F1 ATP synthase subunit B family protein, which translates to MPQLRFEDFPPQIFWLVVTFTLLLILLSTLVLPKLKGTIEGRQAKIEGDFALAASLKDEAQAAIAAYDKALAEARNRANAIAAEARAKIEAAVAVRKAELEAKLNEEAKAAEGRIRATKEAAMAEVRGIAIETSRAIAAKIAGLSVDEAIAGSAVDAALSRTH; encoded by the coding sequence ATGCCTCAGCTCCGCTTCGAGGACTTCCCGCCGCAGATCTTCTGGCTCGTCGTCACCTTCACCCTGCTCCTGATCTTGCTCAGCACCCTGGTGCTGCCCAAGCTGAAGGGCACGATCGAAGGCCGCCAGGCCAAGATCGAAGGCGACTTCGCGCTGGCGGCCAGCCTGAAGGACGAAGCCCAGGCAGCGATCGCGGCCTACGACAAGGCGCTGGCCGAGGCACGTAACCGTGCCAATGCCATCGCCGCCGAGGCCCGGGCCAAGATCGAAGCCGCGGTCGCCGTGCGCAAGGCCGAACTCGAGGCCAAGCTGAACGAGGAGGCGAAGGCCGCCGAGGGGCGCATCCGCGCCACCAAGGAGGCTGCCATGGCCGAGGTTCGAGGCATCGCCATCGAAACCTCGCGCGCCATTGCCGCCAAGATCGCCGGCCTCAGCGTCGACGAAGCCATTGCCGGCAGCGCGGTCGATGCCGCGCTCAGCCGTACCCACTGA
- a CDS encoding F0F1 ATP synthase subunit B family protein, protein MEEILSNPETWVAVGFLLFVGMIAYYKVPGLLGKALDERSAKIKADLDAAAKLKAEAQAALAKYREATKNADKEAEAIVVEAKAVAEALAKKAEADLEAALARRVEVGKAKIAQAEANALAEVRRAAADAAIAAAHELIASRLDGAAKARLVDETISSVATKLN, encoded by the coding sequence ATGGAAGAAATCCTGTCCAATCCTGAAACCTGGGTTGCCGTCGGCTTCCTGCTCTTCGTGGGCATGATCGCCTACTACAAGGTGCCGGGCCTGCTGGGCAAGGCGCTGGACGAGCGTTCGGCCAAGATCAAGGCGGATCTCGATGCCGCGGCCAAGCTGAAGGCGGAAGCGCAGGCAGCCCTGGCCAAGTATCGCGAAGCGACCAAGAACGCCGACAAGGAAGCCGAGGCGATCGTCGTCGAAGCCAAGGCAGTTGCCGAGGCACTGGCCAAGAAGGCCGAGGCCGATTTGGAAGCCGCCCTCGCCCGCCGGGTCGAAGTCGGCAAGGCCAAGATCGCCCAGGCCGAGGCCAATGCCCTGGCCGAGGTTCGCCGCGCGGCAGCCGACGCGGCCATCGCCGCCGCTCACGAGTTGATCGCGAGCAGGCTCGATGGTGCGGCCAAGGCCCGCCTGGTCGACGAGACCATCAGCTCGGTCGCGACCAAGCTGAACTGA
- a CDS encoding tellurite resistance TerB family protein, with protein sequence MLDLLKSFLVRETASPDAASELRIAAAALLLDAASMDDHIDEVERAAIEGILIRQFGLGPEQARQLIATASAAQAESTQLLRFTRVVKDTMPFEDREKLMEWLWEVVYADGIEHNLEANLMRRIAGLIYVDDKSSGAARKRVRRRLGLDS encoded by the coding sequence GTGCTGGATTTACTGAAGTCTTTCCTTGTGCGCGAGACGGCGTCGCCAGATGCCGCGAGCGAATTGCGGATCGCTGCGGCGGCGTTGCTGCTTGATGCCGCGTCGATGGATGACCACATTGACGAGGTAGAGCGCGCGGCGATCGAAGGCATTCTGATCCGGCAGTTCGGCCTGGGGCCGGAGCAGGCGCGGCAATTGATCGCGACGGCCTCCGCGGCCCAGGCGGAGTCAACTCAGCTTCTGCGGTTCACCCGCGTCGTGAAGGACACGATGCCGTTCGAGGACCGCGAAAAGCTGATGGAATGGCTGTGGGAAGTGGTCTATGCCGACGGCATCGAACACAACCTGGAAGCCAACCTGATGCGGCGCATCGCCGGCTTGATCTATGTCGATGACAAGTCGAGCGGTGCCGCGCGAAAGAGGGTGCGTCGGCGCTTAGGCCTCGACAGCTGA
- the fdxA gene encoding ferredoxin FdxA, whose amino-acid sequence MTYVVTEACIKCKYTDCVEVCPVDCFYEGENMLVINPDECIDCGVCEPECPAEAILPDTEDGMEKWASFNRDYASQWPNLTRKLDAPPDADEWKGVADKLDKHFSPNPGKGV is encoded by the coding sequence ATGACCTACGTGGTCACCGAAGCCTGCATCAAGTGCAAGTACACCGACTGCGTCGAAGTGTGCCCGGTGGATTGTTTTTACGAAGGCGAGAATATGCTCGTCATCAATCCCGACGAATGTATCGATTGCGGCGTGTGCGAGCCTGAATGCCCGGCCGAGGCGATCCTGCCCGACACCGAGGACGGCATGGAAAAATGGGCGAGCTTCAATCGCGACTACGCCAGCCAGTGGCCCAATCTCACCCGCAAGCTGGACGCGCCGCCCGATGCCGACGAGTGGAAGGGCGTTGCCGACAAGCTGGACAAGCACTTCTCGCCCAACCCCGGCAAGGGTGTCTGA
- a CDS encoding CarD family transcriptional regulator, protein MAVIAKKKTQTEYAVGDHIVYPAHGVGKIVAVEAQTISGIELELFVIVFDKDKMTLRVPFGKAHAVGMRKLSSPDKMKAALGVLKGRARVKRTMWSRRAQEYEAKINSGDPVSIAEVVRDLHRNAGQPEQSYSERQIYEAALDRLAREVAAVEKIDEDAAVQRLEKVLRAA, encoded by the coding sequence ATGGCTGTCATCGCGAAGAAGAAGACGCAGACCGAGTATGCTGTCGGGGATCACATTGTCTACCCGGCGCACGGTGTCGGCAAAATCGTGGCCGTCGAGGCCCAAACGATTTCCGGTATCGAACTCGAACTGTTCGTCATCGTCTTCGACAAGGACAAGATGACCCTGCGCGTTCCCTTCGGTAAGGCCCATGCGGTCGGCATGCGCAAGCTGTCGAGCCCGGACAAGATGAAGGCCGCCCTGGGCGTGCTGAAGGGCCGCGCGCGCGTGAAGCGCACCATGTGGAGCCGCCGCGCCCAGGAGTACGAGGCCAAGATCAATTCCGGCGACCCGGTCTCGATCGCCGAGGTGGTGCGCGACCTGCACCGCAACGCCGGCCAGCCCGAGCAGTCCTACAGCGAGCGCCAGATCTACGAGGCGGCGCTCGATCGCCTGGCCCGCGAGGTCGCCGCCGTCGAGAAGATCGACGAGGATGCGGCCGTGCAGCGCCTGGAAAAGGTTCTGCGCGCGGCCTGA
- a CDS encoding thermonuclease family protein, protein MAGHGFPLHRRGLLGLGVLALLRPATGWAEPALPAQDLKMIGKAKVVEVVDGDTVRLDNREQVRLVGTQAPKLPLDRPNFKKWPFADESKARLEALCLGRSVTLHAGGAERDRHGRVLAHLACDGVWLQGAMIEGGFARVYTFKDNRALADRMLPLEASARTDKRGLWADATYRVRRADDPTLIEAVDGIPGYLIVQGKVRKVGSAGGRWFLNFGADRTSDFTATVAPDDAEAFAGVDLAGYADRVLQVRGWLEARNGPSMDLTHPEQIEIVARD, encoded by the coding sequence ATGGCAGGACACGGTTTTCCCCTTCACCGGCGCGGCCTGCTGGGCCTTGGCGTCCTGGCCCTGCTCAGGCCTGCCACGGGCTGGGCGGAACCGGCCCTGCCCGCGCAGGACCTCAAGATGATCGGCAAGGCCAAGGTGGTGGAGGTGGTCGACGGCGATACCGTGCGCCTCGACAATCGCGAGCAGGTTCGCCTGGTCGGCACCCAGGCGCCCAAGCTGCCGCTCGACCGGCCCAACTTCAAGAAGTGGCCCTTCGCTGACGAATCCAAGGCCCGGCTCGAAGCGCTCTGCCTGGGCCGCAGCGTCACCCTCCATGCCGGCGGTGCCGAGCGGGATCGCCACGGCCGTGTGCTCGCCCATCTGGCCTGCGACGGGGTCTGGCTGCAGGGCGCGATGATCGAGGGCGGCTTTGCCCGGGTCTATACCTTCAAGGACAACCGCGCCCTGGCGGACCGCATGCTGCCGCTCGAGGCTTCGGCCCGGACCGACAAGCGCGGCTTGTGGGCCGATGCCACCTATCGCGTCCGCCGGGCCGACGATCCCACCCTGATCGAAGCGGTGGACGGCATTCCCGGCTACCTGATCGTGCAGGGCAAGGTGCGCAAGGTGGGCAGCGCCGGCGGCCGCTGGTTCCTGAATTTCGGCGCCGATCGAACAAGCGACTTCACCGCGACCGTCGCCCCCGACGATGCCGAGGCCTTCGCCGGGGTGGACCTTGCCGGTTACGCCGATCGCGTCCTTCAAGTTCGCGGCTGGCTCGAGGCGCGCAACGGCCCCTCGATGGACCTCACCCACCCCGAGCAGATCGAGATCGTCGCGCGGGACTAG
- a CDS encoding thiamine pyrophosphate-binding protein, translating into MAKRSGGEVLVDQLLVQGVRRVFLVPGESYLAALDALYDHGHAIETVVCRHEGGAAFMAEAHAKLTGEVGICFVTRGPGACNAAIGVHTAAQDSTPMILLIGQVGRDMRHREAFQEFEVEQLYGWNTKWAVEVDDAARLPELIARAFQVATSGRPGPVAISLPEDMLTDLVEAPDAPVATPVQATPPAAAMADLALRIAAAKRPLLIVGGGGWQAAATADIARFATAWNLPAACSFRRQDIVDNDLPIYVGELGTSVDRRLIARVKEADLVIAVGTRLSELATQGYSLLNIPVPQMPLVHVHADALELGRVYRPALAINAGMAEFAAAAAALPVPPYLPWADWSRAARADYEASQVPDPCPGPLDMNAVMALFARVLPPDAVMVNDAGNFSGWLQRFWRYRVPKTQLAPTNGAMGYAVPAAVAAAIDCKGGRPVVCFVGDGGFMMTGQEIATAIRHGAAPLIVVVDNGSYGTIRMHQERHYPDRVVATDLANPDFAALAEAYGAFGATVAATAEFAPALDAALAAVAAGKPALLCLKLGIEVISTRSSLTALRQAAKQ; encoded by the coding sequence ATGGCAAAGCGAAGCGGTGGCGAGGTACTGGTCGACCAGTTGCTGGTGCAGGGGGTGCGCCGCGTCTTCCTGGTGCCGGGCGAAAGCTATCTGGCCGCCCTCGACGCGCTCTACGACCATGGCCATGCGATCGAGACCGTGGTCTGCCGCCACGAGGGCGGCGCCGCCTTCATGGCCGAGGCCCATGCCAAGCTGACCGGCGAGGTCGGCATCTGCTTCGTCACCCGGGGGCCTGGTGCCTGCAACGCCGCCATCGGCGTGCACACGGCCGCCCAGGACTCGACGCCGATGATCCTGCTGATCGGCCAGGTGGGCCGCGACATGCGCCATCGCGAGGCCTTCCAGGAATTCGAGGTGGAACAGCTCTATGGCTGGAACACCAAATGGGCGGTGGAGGTCGACGACGCGGCCCGCCTGCCCGAACTGATCGCCCGCGCCTTCCAGGTCGCCACCAGCGGCCGCCCCGGCCCAGTCGCCATCTCCCTGCCCGAGGACATGCTGACCGACCTGGTGGAGGCACCCGACGCCCCGGTGGCCACGCCCGTGCAGGCGACGCCGCCGGCCGCCGCCATGGCCGATCTGGCCTTGCGGATCGCGGCCGCCAAACGTCCCCTGCTGATCGTCGGCGGCGGTGGCTGGCAGGCGGCGGCGACGGCGGACATCGCCCGCTTCGCCACGGCCTGGAACCTGCCCGCTGCCTGCTCCTTCCGCCGCCAGGACATCGTCGACAACGACTTGCCCATCTATGTCGGCGAGTTGGGCACCTCGGTCGACCGGCGCCTGATCGCCCGCGTCAAAGAGGCGGACCTCGTCATCGCCGTGGGCACCCGCCTGTCGGAACTGGCGACCCAGGGCTACAGCCTGCTGAACATTCCCGTGCCGCAGATGCCGCTGGTCCATGTTCATGCCGATGCGCTGGAGCTGGGCCGGGTCTATCGCCCGGCGCTGGCGATCAATGCCGGCATGGCCGAATTCGCGGCTGCCGCGGCCGCCCTGCCCGTCCCGCCCTATCTGCCCTGGGCCGATTGGAGCCGCGCCGCGCGGGCCGACTACGAGGCAAGCCAGGTGCCCGATCCCTGCCCCGGCCCGCTGGACATGAACGCGGTCATGGCGCTGTTCGCGCGCGTGTTGCCGCCCGACGCGGTGATGGTCAACGACGCCGGCAACTTCTCGGGCTGGCTGCAGCGCTTCTGGCGTTACCGGGTCCCCAAGACCCAGCTTGCACCGACCAACGGCGCCATGGGTTACGCGGTGCCGGCGGCGGTTGCCGCCGCGATCGACTGCAAGGGTGGGCGCCCGGTGGTGTGCTTCGTCGGTGACGGCGGCTTCATGATGACCGGCCAGGAAATCGCCACCGCCATCCGCCATGGCGCGGCCCCGCTGATCGTGGTGGTCGACAACGGTTCCTACGGCACCATCCGCATGCACCAGGAACGCCACTATCCCGACCGGGTGGTGGCGACCGACCTCGCCAACCCGGACTTCGCGGCCCTGGCCGAGGCTTACGGCGCCTTCGGTGCGACGGTGGCGGCGACTGCCGAATTCGCCCCCGCCCTGGACGCGGCCCTGGCGGCGGTGGCGGCGGGCAAGCCCGCCCTGCTGTGCCTGAAACTGGGCATCGAGGTGATTTCCACCCGCTCCAGCCTGACGGCGCTGCGCCAGGCCGCGAAGCAGTGA